The nucleotide window TTAAAGTTTGATAATTTAAGTGATTAAAATTACAAAATCTAAAATTAAAATTTTCTAAAGTTCTATATTTGCTATATGCTTTTCAACCAAATTATAGGTCAGGAACACATTAAAAACCATCTTAAAAAGTCAGCAGAAAATGGCAGGGTTCCACATGCACAATTATTTGTGGGTAAAGAAGGTTCAGGGACTTTGCCAATGGCTATTGCTTATGCTCAGTTCTTGTTGTGTAATTTTTCTACAGATGCAGATGCTTGTAATTTAAAATGTAATAAGCTACAACATCCAGACTTACATTTTGCCTTTCCTGTAACTACTAACGATGTTGTAAAGAAACATCCTGTAAGTAATCTTTTTTTAGAAGATTGGAGAGATTTTGTAGAAAATCAGCCTTATGGAAGTTTATTTAATTGGTTGCAACATATAGGTGTAGAGAATAAACAAGGTTTAATAAATGTTGATGAAGCAGAAGATGTTGTAAAGAAATTAAAACTTAAAAGTTTTGAAGGTGGTTTTAAAGTGATGATAATTTGGATGGCAGAAAAAATGAATATTGCTGCTGCCAATAAATTATTAAAACTGATAGAAGAGCCACCAGAAAAAACGGTATTTATTTTAATTACAGAAAATGAAGAGCAGATTATAAATACAATAAAATCTCGCTGTCAAGCCTTACATTTTCCTGTTTTAGCAGAACAAGATATTATAAATACATTAATTGTAAACCATCAAGTAGAAGATAATAAAGCTGCAAATATTGCGCATCAAGCAGAAGGTAATTTTAATAAAGCTTTACATTTATTACATAATGATTCATCTGATTTGGTTTTCGAAGAATGGTTTATTGCTTGGATTAGAACTGCTTTTAAAGCAAAAGGTAATGCTACAGTTGTACAACAATTAATTTCTTGGTCTGATACTATTGCAAAAACAGGTAGGGAAACACAAAAACGATTTTTAGAATATTGTTTGCAGTTTTTTAGACAAGCTTTATTAATGAACTACAAGTCTGATCAGCTGGTTTTTATGGAGACAAAAACCAATTTTCAGTTATCTAAATTTGCACCTTTTGTCCATTCAGGAAATATCTTAGAAATAGAAAAAGAGATTAGTGAAGCAATTTATCATATAGAAAGAAATGGAAATGCTAAAATTATTTTGTTAGATCTCTCAATGAAATTAACTCGCTTTTTGCATAAAAAGGAAGAAAAGTTATAAGCCTACCTTTTCCAAGTGCCTCCATAAACGTAAAGAGGATTGTCTTTTTTTACATTTAACAAACATTGTTCACAAGTAAAAACCCATTTTTTAGGTTGTTTATATTGTATTCTAAACATAGTAGAAAAATCTTTCTTACAGATTTCACAGTATTTTACTCTAGACTTTGCCACTAATTTAATGTTATTACAAGTTTGTTAAACGAGCTACGTATTTGCCAATTACATCAAATTCTAGGTTAACAATATCACCAACTTGTAAGGTTTTAAAAGTAGTGTTTTCCCATGTGTAAGGTATGATAGCTACAGAAAACCCAGATTTTGTAGAATTTACTACAGTTAAACTAACCCCATTTATTGTTATAGAACCTTTTTCTATAGTAACATTGTTTTTATCAGAATTGTATTCAAAAGTATATACTGTACTTCCATTTTCATCTTTAATGTTTTTACAAACTCCAGTTTCATCTACATGACCTTGTACAATATGACCATCTAATCTATCACCCAATTTCATTGCGCGTTCTAGGTTTACAATAGCAGAGGTTTCTAGTTTACCAATATTAGTTTTGTCTAATGTTTCTTTAATGGCAGTTACAGTATATTCATCATTATTAATATCAACCACAGTTAAGCAAACTCCATTATGAGCCACACTCTGATCAATCTTTAACTCTTTTGTAATAGTACTTTCTATAGTTAAATGAACATTTTCTTGCTCTTTAACTACATTTTTTACGGTACCAAGTGTTTCGATTATTCCTGTAAACATATCATTAAAAATTAGTTACTTTTGTAGTTACAAAAATAAGCATATTACAAGGTTTACTATGGATAAAACTGATAAAATAATTGTTGGAATTTCAATTGGAGATTTAAATGGAATTGGTGTTGAGGTTATATTGAAGACTTTCGAAGACAAAAGAATGTTAGATTTTTGTACGCCTGTTCTTTTTGGAGCCACAAAAGCTATTTCTTATCATAAAAAAGCTTTGAATTTAGAAACGCCAGTTCATGGTATTACAGCTATCAATCAAATTAACCATAATAAAATAAATGTTTTAAATATTTGGAAAGAAGAGGTTAAGATAGAGTTAGGTAAAGCCACCAAAGAATCTGGTAATTTTGCCTTTAAGTCTTTAGAAGCTTCAGTAGAACATTTAAAAGAAAATAAGATAGATGTGCTAGTAACTGCACCTATTAATAAAGAGAATATTCAATCTGAATTTTTTAAGACTCCAGGTCACACAGAGTACTTAGAAGAAAAATTAGAAGGCAATAGCCTAATGATTTTAATGACAGATGAATTAAGAATTGGTTTAATTACAGGTCATATTCCAATAGCTAAAGTAGCAGAAACTATTACTCCAGATTTAATTAAGAGTAAGGTAGATACAATGTACAATTCTCTAAAACAAGATTTTGGTATCAATAAACCTAAAATTGCAGTATTATCATTAAACCCTCATTGTGGAGATAATGGAATTATTGGTAAAGAAGATGATGATATTATAAAGCCAACTCTTACAGAAATAGCAGATTCTGGTAAATTAGTTTTTGGACCTTATGCTGCAGATGGATTCTTTGGTTCAGAAACCTATAAACAGTTTGATGGAGTTTTGGCTACTTATCATGATCAAGGTTTAGCACCTTTTAAAGCACTGTCTTTTGGCAAGGGTGTAAACTTTACTGCAGGATTAAGCCATGTAAGAACTTCTCCAGATCATGGAACAGGTTATGATATTGCAGGTAAAAACCAAGCTAACTCATCTTCTTTTAAAGAAGCTTTATTTACTGCAATTCAAGTATATAAATCTAGAAAAGATTATAAAGAATTAACGCAAAACCCTTTAAAAGTAAGGTAATTTAAAAGTAATTTAATTTTTTAATAAAAATATGGCAGAAATACATTTTTTTGTATCTTTGCACGCTCAATTGATGTTTGACAATGAAAGACTTAAAACAATTCAACATACAGTTTGTAGGATTAAAAGAAGGAAAACATGAGTTCATTTATTCTATTGATAATAAGTTCTTTGAAGCTTTTAATTTTGATGATTACGAAAGCTCATCTATAAAAGTTTCTTTACATTTTGTAAAAAAAAGCACGTTGTTCGAGCTTACATTTGTAACAGAAGGTACAGTAGAAGTGCCTTGTGACGTTACAAATGAGTTGTATCATCAAGAAATAGATTCAGAATTACCTTTAGTTGTAAAGTTTGGTCCTGAGTTTAATGATGATAATGAGGAAATTTTGGTATTACCTCATGAAGCATACGAATTTAATGTAGCTCAATTCATTTATGAAATGATTGTTTTGGCAGTTCCAAACAAAAGAGTTCATCCTAAAGTATTAGATGGCACAATGGAATCTGAAGCATTAGATAAATTAAAAGAACTAGAAATAAAAGAAGAAAAAACTGTAGAAACTACAGACCCAAGATGGGATAAATTAAAGAATTTAATAACAGAAAAAAAGACATAAAATGGCACATCCTAAAAGAAAAATATCTAAAACTAGAAGAGATAAGAGGAGAACACATTATAAAGCATCTGCTCAACAAATAGCTACAGATCCAACAACTGGAGAAGCACATTTATATCATAGAGCACATTGGCACGAAGGTAAATTATACTATAGAGGTCAAGTTGTTTTAGAATCTGCATCTGCAGAAGCTTAAAAACTAGCTTATCAAAATATCAAAAAACCCTCAATTTTGAGGGTTTTTTTTCGTTATTTATCTAAAAACTATCTATTTTGGTGTTTTTTAGGTAAAACAGTGTTATAATTTTCATTACTTTTGATCCTTCTAAACTTTAGAAATAAACCTTAATTATGACAAAAATGACTGCAGCAATTACAGCAGTAGGAAAATATGTTCCTGACTACATTCTAACAAATAAGGAGTTAGAAACTTATGTAGATACCAATGACGAATGGATTACGTCTAGAACAGGAATTAAAGAAAGAAGAATTCTTAAAGGAGAAGGTTTAGGTACATCATACATGGCTATAAAAGCCGCAGAAGATTTACTACAAAAATCGAATACCAAAGCAGAAGACATAGATTTATTAATAGTAGCTACAGCAACACCAGATTTACCAGTTGCAGCTACTGCAGCATATGTAGCTAGTAATATAGGTGCAAAAAATGCGTTTTCTTACGATTTACAAGCAGCTTGTTCTAGCTTTTTATTTGGAATGTCTACAGCTGCAAGTTACGTAGAGTCAGGTAGATACAAAAAAGTACTTTTAATAGGGGCAGATAAAATGTCTTCTATCATAGATTATAGTGATAGAGCAACATGTATTATTTTTGGAGATGGAGCAGGTGCAGCATTATTTGAACCTAATGAAGAAGGTAATGGTTTGCAAGATGAATTTTTAAGAAGTGATGGAATTGGAAGAGATTTCTTAAGAATTGAAGCTGGTGGGTCAATCTTACCTCCATCTGAAGAAACTGTAAAGAACAAACAACATTTCGTACATCAAGAAGGTAAAACTGTATTTAAATATGCTGTTTCGAATATGGCAGATGTATCAGAAAAAATGCTAACTAGAAACAATCTTAAAGAAGAAGATATACAATGGTTAGTACCACATCAAGCTAATAAAAGAATTATAGAAGCTACAGCAAATAGAGTAGGTGTAGGTTCTGATAAAGTAATGATGAATATTCATAAGTATGGTAATACTACATCAGCTACTTTACCTTTATTATTAGCAGATTACGAAAATCAATTAAAAAAAGGAGATAACTTAATTTTTGCCGCTTTTGGTGGTGGTTTCACATGGGGAGCCATTTACCTAAAATGGGCGTATAATTCTTAATAACAAAAACTAAACAGTAAGAAGTATGGACATTAAAGAGATTCAAAATCTTATAAAATTTGTAGCAAAATCTGGCGCAAGCGAGGTAAAGTTAGAAATGGAAGATGTAAAAATTACAATTAAAACTGGTACAGGTAAAACAGAAACTACTATTGTACAAGCAGCACCAATGGCAGCAATGCCTCAAGCAGCAGCACCTGCTCCTGTAGCAGCAGCACCTGCAGCTGAGCCAGCAGCACCTGCAGTAGCTAGTAATGAGGAAGATAAATACATTGTTGTAAAATCTCCAATTATTGGAACATTTTACAGAAAACCAGCTCCAGACAAACCAAATTTTGTAGAAGTTGGTTCAGATATTAATACAGGAGATACAGTTTGTGTTATTGAAGCAATGAAATTATTTAATGAAATTGAATCTGAAGTTTCAGGAAAAATCGTTAAGGTTTTAGTTGATGATTCATCACCTGTAGAATTTGATCAGCCATTATTTTTAGTTGATCCTTCTTAAATATTGAGTTTATTTTAGAGTTATAGATTATTTACTAACTCCCCTTAAAACTCATAATTCAAAATTATTATACGATGTTTAAAAAAATATTAATTGCAAACAGAGGAGAAATAGCCTTACGTGTTATTAGAACCTGTAAAGAAATGGGTATAAAAACTGTTGCAGTATACTCTAAGGCTGATGCTGAAAGTTTGCATGTTAGATTTGCAGACGAAGCAGTTTGTATTGGACCAGCTCCAAGTAGCGAATCTTATTTAAAAATGTCTAATATCATAGCAGCAGCAGAAATTACAAATGCAGATGCTATTCATCCTGGGTATGGTTTTTTATCTGAAAATGCTAAATTTTCTAATTTATGTGAAGAGCACAATATTAAATTTATTGGTGCCTCAGGTAAAATGATAGATCAAATGGGTGATAAAGCAAACGCTAAATCTACCATGATTGCAGCTGGTGTACCTTGTGTACCAGGATCTGAAGGAGTTATTAAAGACTTTGAAGAGTGTGAAAAACTTGCTGTTGAAACAGGTTACCCAGTAATGCTTAAAGCTTCTGCAGGAGGTGGAGGTAAAGGTATGAGAGCTGTTTGGAAATCAGAAGATTTAAAAGATGCTTGGGATTCTGCAAGACAAGAAAGTAAAGCCGCTTTTGGTAATGACGATATGTATATGGAGAAGCTTATTGAAGAGCCAAGACATATAGAAATACAAGTGGTTGGTGATTCTTTTGGTAAAGCTTGTCATTTATCAGAAAGAGATTGTTCTGTTCAAAGACGTCATCAAAAATTAACAGAAGAAACACCTTCTCCATTCATGACAGATGAATTAAGAGATAAAATGGGTGAAGCTGCTGTAAAAGCTGCAGAATTCATTGGATATGAAGGTGCTGGAACAGTAGAGTTTTTGGTAGATAAGCACAGAAATTTCTACTTCATGGAAATGAATACAAGAATTCAAGTAGAGCACCCAATTACTGAAGAAGTTGTAAACTACGATTTAATTCGTGAGCAAATTTTAGTAGCTGCAGGTGTGCCAATTTCTGGTAAAAACTATTATCCACAGTTACATTCTATAGAATGTAGAATTAATGCAGAAGATCCTCATAATAACTTTAGACCTGCTCCAGGTAAAATTACGGTTTTACATACTCCAGGAGGTCATGGAGTAAGAATGGATACACATGTATATGCTGGTTATATGATACCACCAAATTACGATTCTATGATTGCTAAATTAATTGTAACCGCTCAAACAAGAGAAGAAGCAATTAATAAAATGAAAAGAGCATTAGATGAATTTGTAATTGAAGGTGTAAAAACAACAATACCTTTCCATAGACAGTTAATGGATCATCCAGATTATGTTTCTGGTAATTATACTACTAAATTTATGGAAGATTTTGAAATGAAAGCTTAATTGCAATTTCAGATATATATAAGAA belongs to Polaribacter dokdonensis and includes:
- a CDS encoding ATP-binding protein — encoded protein: MLFNQIIGQEHIKNHLKKSAENGRVPHAQLFVGKEGSGTLPMAIAYAQFLLCNFSTDADACNLKCNKLQHPDLHFAFPVTTNDVVKKHPVSNLFLEDWRDFVENQPYGSLFNWLQHIGVENKQGLINVDEAEDVVKKLKLKSFEGGFKVMIIWMAEKMNIAAANKLLKLIEEPPEKTVFILITENEEQIINTIKSRCQALHFPVLAEQDIINTLIVNHQVEDNKAANIAHQAEGNFNKALHLLHNDSSDLVFEEWFIAWIRTAFKAKGNATVVQQLISWSDTIAKTGRETQKRFLEYCLQFFRQALLMNYKSDQLVFMETKTNFQLSKFAPFVHSGNILEIEKEISEAIYHIERNGNAKIILLDLSMKLTRFLHKKEEKL
- a CDS encoding riboflavin synthase, whose translation is MFTGIIETLGTVKNVVKEQENVHLTIESTITKELKIDQSVAHNGVCLTVVDINNDEYTVTAIKETLDKTNIGKLETSAIVNLERAMKLGDRLDGHIVQGHVDETGVCKNIKDENGSTVYTFEYNSDKNNVTIEKGSITINGVSLTVVNSTKSGFSVAIIPYTWENTTFKTLQVGDIVNLEFDVIGKYVARLTNL
- the pdxA gene encoding 4-hydroxythreonine-4-phosphate dehydrogenase PdxA — its product is MDKTDKIIVGISIGDLNGIGVEVILKTFEDKRMLDFCTPVLFGATKAISYHKKALNLETPVHGITAINQINHNKINVLNIWKEEVKIELGKATKESGNFAFKSLEASVEHLKENKIDVLVTAPINKENIQSEFFKTPGHTEYLEEKLEGNSLMILMTDELRIGLITGHIPIAKVAETITPDLIKSKVDTMYNSLKQDFGINKPKIAVLSLNPHCGDNGIIGKEDDDIIKPTLTEIADSGKLVFGPYAADGFFGSETYKQFDGVLATYHDQGLAPFKALSFGKGVNFTAGLSHVRTSPDHGTGYDIAGKNQANSSSFKEALFTAIQVYKSRKDYKELTQNPLKVR
- a CDS encoding YceD family protein — encoded protein: MKDLKQFNIQFVGLKEGKHEFIYSIDNKFFEAFNFDDYESSSIKVSLHFVKKSTLFELTFVTEGTVEVPCDVTNELYHQEIDSELPLVVKFGPEFNDDNEEILVLPHEAYEFNVAQFIYEMIVLAVPNKRVHPKVLDGTMESEALDKLKELEIKEEKTVETTDPRWDKLKNLITEKKT
- the rpmF gene encoding 50S ribosomal protein L32, which gives rise to MAHPKRKISKTRRDKRRTHYKASAQQIATDPTTGEAHLYHRAHWHEGKLYYRGQVVLESASAEA
- a CDS encoding beta-ketoacyl-ACP synthase III, translating into MTKMTAAITAVGKYVPDYILTNKELETYVDTNDEWITSRTGIKERRILKGEGLGTSYMAIKAAEDLLQKSNTKAEDIDLLIVATATPDLPVAATAAYVASNIGAKNAFSYDLQAACSSFLFGMSTAASYVESGRYKKVLLIGADKMSSIIDYSDRATCIIFGDGAGAALFEPNEEGNGLQDEFLRSDGIGRDFLRIEAGGSILPPSEETVKNKQHFVHQEGKTVFKYAVSNMADVSEKMLTRNNLKEEDIQWLVPHQANKRIIEATANRVGVGSDKVMMNIHKYGNTTSATLPLLLADYENQLKKGDNLIFAAFGGGFTWGAIYLKWAYNS
- the accB gene encoding acetyl-CoA carboxylase biotin carboxyl carrier protein encodes the protein MDIKEIQNLIKFVAKSGASEVKLEMEDVKITIKTGTGKTETTIVQAAPMAAMPQAAAPAPVAAAPAAEPAAPAVASNEEDKYIVVKSPIIGTFYRKPAPDKPNFVEVGSDINTGDTVCVIEAMKLFNEIESEVSGKIVKVLVDDSSPVEFDQPLFLVDPS
- the accC gene encoding acetyl-CoA carboxylase biotin carboxylase subunit, with the translated sequence MFKKILIANRGEIALRVIRTCKEMGIKTVAVYSKADAESLHVRFADEAVCIGPAPSSESYLKMSNIIAAAEITNADAIHPGYGFLSENAKFSNLCEEHNIKFIGASGKMIDQMGDKANAKSTMIAAGVPCVPGSEGVIKDFEECEKLAVETGYPVMLKASAGGGGKGMRAVWKSEDLKDAWDSARQESKAAFGNDDMYMEKLIEEPRHIEIQVVGDSFGKACHLSERDCSVQRRHQKLTEETPSPFMTDELRDKMGEAAVKAAEFIGYEGAGTVEFLVDKHRNFYFMEMNTRIQVEHPITEEVVNYDLIREQILVAAGVPISGKNYYPQLHSIECRINAEDPHNNFRPAPGKITVLHTPGGHGVRMDTHVYAGYMIPPNYDSMIAKLIVTAQTREEAINKMKRALDEFVIEGVKTTIPFHRQLMDHPDYVSGNYTTKFMEDFEMKA